CGTCTTTGGCAGTGCCGATCGGCTGGCGTCCTGGGCCGGTGTCTGCCCGGGCAATCACGAATCCGCCGGCAAACGAAAGTCCGGCCGCGCCCGCAAGGGCAATCCCTATGTCCGGCGCCTGCTTTGCGAGTTTGCCCACGCCGCCCGACGAACCCCCTCGGTCTTCAAAGCCAAGTTCGATGCCCTCGTGGTCCGCCGCGGACACAAACGATCCATCATCGCCATCGCCCACAAACTCTTGCGCACCATCTTCTTCATGCTCAGCCGGCACGAGCCCTACCGCGATACCGTCATCGACTACCAAGCCCTCAGCGTCAAACGCAATGCACCCCGCTGGATCAAGGCCCTGACTCAGTACGGATTGATCCCCACTCAAGCCTGAGCTTCCAACACCGCTCATCGCAGGGCCTCCAACGGCCAGGCTACCGCTCGCCCAAAATCAGCTCTCTTTCACGTTAAAATCAGAGTTCCTGCAAGCCCCAGACCGCGGCGACTGCCAGTACCGCAACGAGCCAGGCCTTCCAAGCGCCCGCAAA
The sequence above is drawn from the Gammaproteobacteria bacterium genome and encodes:
- a CDS encoding transposase: VFGSADRLASWAGVCPGNHESAGKRKSGRARKGNPYVRRLLCEFAHAARRTPSVFKAKFDALVVRRGHKRSIIAIAHKLLRTIFFMLSRHEPYRDTVIDYQALSVKRNAPRWIKALTQYGLIPTQA